Proteins encoded within one genomic window of Gemmatimonas sp. UBA7669:
- a CDS encoding integrase core domain-containing protein: MLLTGNRRNLQARSASRRRRHPLKIADQHTRFLLTCRGLLSTEGVGVKPFFERAFRGYGLPLAIRTDNGGPFATTGIHGLSKLNVWWMRLGIQHQRIHPGRPQQNGAHERMHRTLKRAASRPPRANAAAQQRAFDAFRREYNTERPH; this comes from the coding sequence GTGCTGCTGACTGGAAACCGCCGGAACCTCCAAGCTCGATCAGCCAGCCGTAGAAGGCGACATCCCCTCAAGATTGCCGATCAGCACACGCGCTTCCTCCTCACCTGTCGGGGACTCCTCTCCACCGAAGGCGTCGGCGTCAAACCGTTCTTCGAGCGCGCCTTCCGCGGATATGGATTGCCGTTGGCCATCCGCACGGACAACGGGGGGCCGTTCGCCACGACCGGTATTCATGGCCTGTCAAAGCTCAACGTCTGGTGGATGCGGCTCGGCATTCAGCATCAACGCATCCATCCGGGACGACCGCAGCAGAACGGCGCGCATGAACGAATGCATCGGACGCTGAAGCGTGCCGCCAGTCGTCCGCCACGGGCCAATGCCGCCGCGCAGCAGCGGGCGTTTGACGCCTTCCGGCGCGAATACAACACGGAACGCCCCCACTAG
- a CDS encoding SNF2-related protein translates to MRGSPDAPLTTDYHAAWWALQLVASEATGTVSDLARSIANAKVDLNPHQVDAALFAMRSPLARGVILADEVGLGKTIEAGLVIAQRWAERRRRILLIVPATLRKQWVEELRQKFGLPAEILDQRTQSLDRTDAILVTSYQFAAGRAASVAGVMWDLVVFDEAHRLRNVYKPGSRIAAALRDATAQAPKLLLTATPLQNSLLELYGLTSFVDPHCFGDEASFRARFGSGAALDAPAAASLRERMSGVLTRTLRSQVLEYVRFTNRIPLTQNFTPSAAEQQLYDLVSAYLQRTDLLAIPPSQRALLTLVLRRLLASSSFAIAGTLRALAARLEAIAGATATSHAPQIDAAISGDFDGLDELNDEFTQTDGPDATTSAPDPASELAELRRYAALAESIDGNAKGTALLAALESALHRATALGAARKAVVFTESRRTQEYLVRLLEANGYAGQVVFLNGQNSDPISRARYEAWRDAHAGTALLSGSRAADTRAAIIDAFRHTATILVATEAAAEGVNLHFCSLVVNYDLPWNPQRIEQRIGRCHRYGQQHDVVVLNLVNTANAADKRVFELLAAKFRLFEGVFGASDGVLGALESGVDIERRIAQVYQSCRTTADIHAAFDALQAELEAEIADRMERTRRAVLEHFDDDVQTRLHVHREQAQQALEAHQRTLWSLARHELAGHADFAADAPRFRYHGDLAPRGWYALLWPDADRLGDAFFRPDHPLAAALIERALSRELPAAQLTLQFSQRQPPVSALAEFSGASGWLVCGQFTVHSLQTETHSVLAAVSTDGRVLDEEQARRLLTLDVVQEVPASFAAVALAVTAAREEACQRVLAEVERRNAGWYDEEVTKLDAWADDLRLSLERELKELDRQIVEARGVARGADTLAAKLDAQRALKALEQRRNVARRELFDAQDRIAERRDELIAAVERQMAVQHAWSERFVVGWRLV, encoded by the coding sequence ATGCGCGGGTCTCCAGACGCACCCCTCACCACCGACTACCACGCCGCCTGGTGGGCGCTCCAGCTCGTTGCCAGCGAGGCAACCGGGACGGTGTCCGACCTCGCCCGCTCCATTGCCAACGCCAAGGTCGACCTCAACCCGCACCAGGTCGACGCGGCGCTGTTCGCCATGCGCTCCCCGCTCGCGCGCGGGGTCATTCTTGCCGATGAAGTGGGACTCGGCAAGACTATTGAGGCCGGTCTTGTCATCGCGCAGCGCTGGGCCGAGCGCCGCCGCCGTATCTTGCTGATTGTTCCGGCAACCCTGCGCAAGCAGTGGGTCGAGGAGCTCCGACAGAAGTTTGGCCTCCCCGCGGAGATCCTCGATCAGCGCACACAGTCGCTGGATCGTACCGACGCCATCTTGGTCACGTCGTATCAGTTTGCCGCCGGCCGCGCGGCATCGGTGGCAGGTGTGATGTGGGATCTGGTCGTGTTCGACGAAGCGCATCGGTTGCGCAATGTGTACAAGCCGGGCAGCCGTATTGCGGCTGCGCTGCGAGACGCCACAGCGCAGGCGCCCAAACTGCTGCTCACCGCCACGCCGCTGCAGAACTCCCTGTTGGAGCTGTACGGGCTCACGTCGTTCGTCGACCCGCACTGCTTTGGCGACGAAGCCTCCTTTCGCGCCCGCTTCGGCTCCGGCGCCGCGCTCGACGCGCCCGCGGCGGCCAGCCTGCGTGAGCGGATGAGTGGGGTCCTCACCCGCACGCTGCGCTCGCAGGTGCTCGAGTACGTGCGGTTCACCAATCGCATTCCACTTACGCAGAACTTCACCCCCTCTGCGGCCGAACAGCAGCTCTACGATCTGGTCAGCGCCTACCTGCAGCGTACCGATCTGCTGGCCATTCCCCCCAGCCAGCGGGCGCTGCTCACGCTGGTGCTGCGACGCCTGCTCGCTTCATCATCGTTTGCCATTGCCGGCACCCTGCGCGCGCTGGCGGCTCGGCTCGAGGCTATTGCCGGGGCCACAGCAACGAGCCACGCTCCCCAGATCGACGCGGCCATCTCGGGCGACTTCGATGGTCTGGATGAACTGAACGACGAGTTCACCCAAACGGATGGTCCAGATGCCACCACATCTGCGCCCGATCCAGCTTCCGAGCTCGCCGAGCTGCGGCGCTATGCGGCGCTGGCTGAGTCCATCGATGGCAACGCGAAAGGCACAGCGCTCCTCGCCGCCCTCGAGTCGGCCCTCCATCGCGCCACGGCTCTCGGTGCTGCACGCAAAGCAGTTGTGTTCACCGAGTCGCGCCGCACGCAGGAGTATCTCGTGCGCCTGCTCGAAGCCAACGGCTATGCGGGCCAGGTCGTGTTCCTCAACGGCCAGAACAGCGACCCGATCTCCCGCGCCCGCTACGAAGCCTGGCGAGATGCGCACGCCGGCACCGCTTTACTCTCCGGCTCCCGCGCCGCCGACACGCGCGCGGCCATCATCGATGCCTTTCGTCACACGGCAACCATCCTCGTCGCCACTGAGGCAGCCGCCGAAGGGGTGAACCTGCACTTCTGCTCGCTGGTGGTGAACTATGACCTGCCATGGAACCCGCAGCGCATCGAGCAACGGATCGGCCGTTGTCATCGTTACGGCCAACAGCACGACGTGGTGGTGCTCAACCTGGTGAACACCGCCAACGCGGCCGACAAGCGGGTCTTTGAGCTGCTCGCGGCCAAGTTTCGCCTCTTTGAGGGGGTCTTTGGTGCGTCCGACGGCGTGCTCGGTGCACTTGAGAGCGGCGTGGACATTGAACGGCGGATTGCCCAGGTGTACCAATCGTGCCGCACAACCGCCGATATCCACGCCGCCTTCGATGCGCTGCAGGCTGAACTGGAGGCCGAGATCGCCGACCGCATGGAGCGGACGCGCCGTGCGGTGCTTGAACACTTCGATGACGACGTGCAAACCCGTCTGCACGTGCATCGTGAGCAGGCGCAACAGGCCCTCGAGGCACACCAGCGCACCCTCTGGTCACTGGCTCGGCACGAGTTGGCCGGACACGCGGACTTCGCTGCCGATGCGCCCCGCTTTCGCTACCACGGAGACCTGGCACCGCGTGGCTGGTATGCGCTGCTCTGGCCCGATGCCGACCGGCTCGGTGATGCGTTCTTCCGGCCGGATCATCCATTGGCTGCGGCGCTCATCGAGCGGGCGCTCAGCCGCGAGTTGCCGGCTGCCCAACTCACGCTGCAGTTCAGCCAGCGCCAACCGCCAGTGTCCGCTTTGGCCGAGTTCAGCGGCGCCAGCGGCTGGCTGGTGTGCGGGCAGTTCACCGTGCATTCACTGCAGACAGAGACGCATTCCGTGCTGGCGGCCGTCAGCACCGATGGCCGCGTCCTCGATGAGGAGCAGGCCCGTCGTCTCCTCACGCTGGATGTGGTGCAGGAGGTACCGGCGTCGTTCGCTGCCGTGGCGCTCGCGGTCACGGCAGCGCGGGAGGAGGCGTGCCAACGTGTGCTGGCGGAGGTGGAGCGTCGCAATGCCGGCTGGTACGATGAGGAGGTGACCAAACTGGATGCCTGGGCCGACGATCTGCGACTGTCACTGGAGCGGGAGCTCAAGGAGCTCGACCGGCAGATAGTGGAAGCCCGAGGAGTGGCCCGCGGTGCCGATACGCTGGCCGCCAAGCTGGACGCGCAGCGTGCGCTCAAGGCGCTTGAACAGCGCCGGAACGTGGCTCGGCGCGAACTGTTCGACGCCCAGGACCGCATCGCCGAACGTCGGGACGAGCTGATTGCCGCGGTTGAGCGGCAGATGGCGGTCCAACACGCCTGGAGCGAACGGTTCGTGGTCGGGTGGCGGCTGGTGTGA